One genomic window of Methanosarcina acetivorans C2A includes the following:
- a CDS encoding monovalent cation/H+ antiporter complex subunit F, whose protein sequence is MPSTYRVLYGPTLPDRIAASDAVGNVLAMIFALYAFQGSSIYLMDVAMLLSIISFVGTVIVAKYLDTGEVL, encoded by the coding sequence GTGCCGAGCACGTACAGAGTTCTGTATGGTCCGACCCTCCCTGACAGGATTGCGGCATCAGATGCCGTGGGGAACGTCCTTGCGATGATATTTGCGCTCTATGCTTTCCAGGGGAGTTCGATCTACCTCATGGACGTAGCCATGCTGCTTTCAATTATCTCCTTCGTTGGAACGGTAATAGTAGCAAAGTATCTTGATACGGGAGAGGTGCTGTAA
- a CDS encoding hydantoinase/oxoprolinase family protein produces MSNMKLGLGIDTGGTYTDAVIMDLSDGRVLETNKTLTTHSDLLLGIEGVISGLNPGYLKDIRLVSVSTTLATNSTLEGKGHPAGLVLAGYSINRELPVQHTVSVSGGHDANGSEADLLDLEAVRNFVNSTKGRVFSYAISSYFAARNPEHELAVKECIRDLTEKPVVCGHELSMDLGAYERAVTATLNARLIPINSMFIRSVLAAMRAKNISAPLMVMKCDGSLARLEEAEEKPVESIFSGPAASLVGAAHISGLKNCVAVDIGGTSTDIAFIKDGVPKISDTGAVVGDWRTMVRAIRMRTSAVGGDSHVWIRNKFFIGPNRVIPLCLAAESFPHLIDKFSRTGKLRERVMDDILQPTSFFVQNHPIETYEDYSSFNYTVEFELDRYERKIFDALGNEPVSVAELSEKTGDHPLLFTKTLRSLVQKRCINQIGFTPTDALHVLGEYEAWEKKASCLGAKVLGSALGQGAEDFCRAVKQKFAKNIALELIAFFVKDLRKSDLEKVMDSSAYTKFKITVPVVLIGAPVRAYVDELLEFVDADIRIPEHHEVGNAVGALVGSIIKRSEVLIRPAGAGNEKYLVFSEKERKISGNYQEALDYGLELSERLISEHMEVYGLDMEQVFFNLERKDTRKGTGSPLETKLLGIGIGSPLKLK; encoded by the coding sequence ATGAGTAATATGAAACTTGGTTTAGGGATTGATACGGGTGGCACATACACTGATGCCGTTATAATGGACCTTTCGGACGGAAGAGTACTTGAAACGAATAAGACTTTGACAACTCATTCGGACCTCCTTTTGGGAATAGAAGGGGTAATCTCCGGCCTGAACCCCGGATATCTGAAAGATATCAGGCTTGTTTCCGTTTCCACAACCCTTGCAACGAACTCGACCCTGGAAGGGAAAGGGCATCCTGCAGGCCTGGTCCTTGCAGGGTATTCGATTAACAGGGAACTGCCTGTACAGCACACGGTTTCCGTTAGTGGCGGCCATGATGCTAACGGGAGTGAGGCAGACCTGCTGGACCTGGAAGCTGTCAGGAACTTTGTTAATTCTACAAAAGGCAGGGTTTTTTCATATGCGATCTCTTCATACTTTGCTGCCCGGAACCCCGAACATGAACTTGCCGTAAAAGAGTGCATCCGGGACCTTACGGAAAAGCCGGTCGTATGCGGGCACGAACTTTCCATGGACCTTGGGGCTTACGAAAGGGCGGTTACGGCTACTCTTAATGCTCGCCTGATTCCTATTAATTCCATGTTTATCCGATCCGTCCTGGCTGCAATGAGGGCGAAAAATATCAGTGCTCCTCTCATGGTTATGAAATGTGACGGTTCCCTTGCCAGGCTGGAAGAAGCAGAGGAAAAACCTGTAGAATCCATTTTTTCCGGTCCGGCAGCAAGTCTTGTCGGGGCTGCGCACATAAGCGGGCTAAAAAACTGCGTAGCTGTGGACATAGGGGGTACAAGTACCGATATCGCCTTTATCAAAGACGGAGTCCCGAAGATCAGTGATACCGGGGCGGTTGTCGGGGACTGGAGAACAATGGTCAGGGCGATCAGGATGAGGACCTCGGCAGTGGGCGGAGACAGCCATGTCTGGATTCGGAATAAGTTTTTCATAGGGCCTAACAGGGTTATCCCCCTCTGTCTGGCAGCAGAGAGTTTCCCGCACCTTATCGATAAGTTTTCCCGAACCGGCAAACTCCGGGAAAGGGTCATGGACGACATCCTGCAGCCCACAAGTTTTTTTGTCCAGAACCACCCGATCGAAACTTATGAAGATTATTCTTCCTTTAATTATACGGTTGAATTCGAACTGGACAGGTACGAAAGGAAAATCTTTGATGCTCTCGGCAATGAACCGGTTTCCGTAGCAGAGCTCTCCGAAAAAACCGGGGATCATCCTCTTCTCTTTACAAAAACCCTGCGTTCCCTTGTCCAGAAACGCTGCATAAACCAGATAGGGTTTACCCCTACAGACGCCCTGCATGTGCTTGGGGAGTACGAAGCCTGGGAGAAAAAGGCATCCTGTTTGGGTGCAAAGGTCCTCGGCAGCGCGCTCGGGCAGGGAGCAGAGGACTTTTGCAGGGCGGTTAAACAAAAGTTTGCAAAGAATATTGCGCTGGAGTTAATTGCTTTTTTTGTAAAGGATCTCAGGAAAAGTGACCTTGAAAAAGTAATGGACAGCTCGGCTTATACCAAATTTAAGATAACCGTCCCTGTGGTGTTAATAGGGGCTCCGGTCAGGGCGTATGTTGACGAATTGCTTGAGTTTGTAGATGCGGATATCCGGATTCCGGAACACCATGAGGTCGGAAATGCCGTCGGAGCCCTTGTAGGGAGCATAATTAAGCGAAGTGAGGTTCTGATCCGCCCTGCAGGAGCTGGAAATGAAAAATACCTGGTATTTTCGGAAAAAGAAAGGAAAATATCCGGAAATTACCAGGAAGCCCTGGATTACGGGCTTGAGCTGAGCGAGCGCCTGATCTCCGAGCACATGGAGGTTTACGGACTTGACATGGAACAGGTCTTTTTCAACCTGGAAAGAAAAGATACCCGAAAAGGAACGGGGTCTCCCCTTGAAACAAAGCTGCTGGGGATCGGAATCGGAAGCCCCTTGAAACTGAAATGA
- a CDS encoding hydantoinase/oxoprolinase family protein has product MKLGLGIDTGGTYTDAVLMNLADGSILDFNKALTTHSNLVEGIENVVAGLRQEYLKNIKLVSVSTTLSTNSTLEGKGHPAGLILAGYTVNGDIPAREMISIVGGHDSKGNEVSCLDLKPVEEFVSGTRGKLFSYAVSSYFSARNPEHELSVKKTIEQLTDKPVVCGHELSLSLGAYERAVTAVLNARLIPITSQFIRAVLSVMEARNIKAPMMVMKCDGSLACIEEALEKPVESIFSGPAASLVGAAHISGLKTCVAVDVGGTSTDIALIEDGVPEISENGAVVGNWKTMVRAVRIRTSAMGGDSHVWAQKKLYIGPNRVIPLCLAASEYPFLEDRLRKAERISDRLMDDIFQPASFFVRSGSRESDDDLQDLNYSIEFELENHERQIFAAIGYEPVSVYDIAEVVGKHPLQFVKALRSLVQKRCIYHIGFTPTDALHVLGEYEMWNGNASFLGAELLGGYLGLDPESFSREIKRSFAKNIALDLLTFFAKDFKREDLEKLLASSRFTKFKIDIPVVMIGAPVKAYVPELREFIDADIRVPEFHEVGNAAGALAGNIIKRSEILIRPAGSGTEQYYVFSEVERKVADNYHEAVDYGLELMGKLIFGHMDGYGLQKEQVRFDLERKDFTPGFGAQKETRLMGLGIGNPLKLK; this is encoded by the coding sequence ATGAAACTGGGCCTAGGAATCGATACTGGTGGGACATACACCGACGCCGTCTTAATGAACCTGGCAGACGGCAGCATTCTTGATTTTAACAAGGCATTAACAACCCATTCCAATCTGGTTGAAGGAATTGAAAATGTAGTTGCAGGCTTAAGGCAGGAATACCTGAAAAATATAAAACTCGTTTCGGTATCCACAACCCTTTCTACAAACTCCACACTGGAAGGCAAGGGCCATCCTGCAGGACTGATCCTGGCAGGCTATACAGTCAACGGAGATATCCCGGCGCGTGAGATGATCTCCATAGTTGGCGGCCACGATTCAAAAGGAAACGAAGTCAGTTGCCTCGACCTTAAACCCGTGGAAGAATTCGTTAGCGGCACAAGAGGCAAGCTCTTTTCATATGCCGTGTCTTCTTATTTTTCCGCAAGGAACCCGGAACACGAGCTTTCGGTAAAAAAAACAATAGAACAGCTGACCGATAAACCCGTAGTCTGCGGGCACGAACTTTCCCTTAGCCTGGGAGCTTACGAAAGGGCGGTAACTGCAGTCCTGAACGCTCGCCTAATCCCTATAACTTCTCAGTTCATCCGGGCTGTTTTATCGGTAATGGAAGCACGAAATATCAAAGCCCCGATGATGGTGATGAAATGCGACGGCTCCCTTGCATGCATCGAAGAAGCTCTTGAAAAGCCTGTGGAGTCCATTTTTTCAGGCCCTGCCGCAAGCCTTGTAGGGGCTGCCCATATCAGCGGTTTGAAAACTTGCGTGGCTGTGGATGTGGGGGGCACTAGCACCGATATTGCCCTGATAGAGGACGGCGTTCCCGAGATCAGTGAAAACGGGGCTGTAGTGGGGAACTGGAAAACCATGGTCAGGGCTGTCAGGATAAGGACCTCAGCTATGGGAGGAGACAGCCATGTATGGGCACAGAAGAAACTCTATATCGGCCCTAACAGGGTAATTCCCCTATGCCTTGCAGCTTCAGAATATCCTTTCCTCGAAGACAGGTTGAGGAAAGCCGAAAGAATATCGGACAGGTTAATGGATGATATCTTCCAGCCAGCAAGTTTTTTTGTCAGGAGTGGGAGCCGCGAATCCGATGATGATCTACAGGACCTTAATTACTCTATAGAATTTGAACTGGAAAACCATGAGCGCCAGATCTTTGCTGCTATAGGATACGAACCGGTTTCAGTATACGATATTGCAGAAGTGGTTGGAAAACATCCTCTGCAGTTTGTAAAGGCTCTGCGTTCCCTGGTCCAGAAGCGCTGCATCTATCATATAGGTTTCACCCCTACGGACGCCCTCCATGTGCTCGGAGAGTATGAAATGTGGAACGGTAACGCTTCTTTCCTGGGTGCGGAACTTCTTGGAGGCTACCTCGGGCTGGATCCCGAAAGTTTTTCCAGGGAAATAAAAAGAAGTTTTGCAAAAAATATCGCTCTTGACCTGCTGACATTCTTTGCAAAAGATTTCAAGCGGGAAGACCTTGAAAAACTGCTGGCAAGCTCTCGTTTCACAAAGTTCAAAATCGATATTCCGGTCGTAATGATCGGGGCTCCGGTCAAAGCCTACGTGCCCGAACTCAGGGAGTTTATCGATGCGGATATCCGGGTTCCAGAATTCCATGAGGTGGGCAATGCAGCAGGAGCCCTGGCCGGCAATATCATAAAGAGAAGTGAAATTCTTATCAGGCCGGCAGGTTCCGGAACCGAGCAGTATTATGTATTCTCCGAAGTAGAACGGAAGGTCGCAGATAATTATCACGAGGCTGTGGACTATGGGCTGGAGCTTATGGGAAAACTGATTTTCGGCCATATGGACGGGTACGGGCTTCAGAAAGAGCAGGTCCGTTTTGACCTTGAAAGAAAGGACTTCACTCCGGGTTTCGGAGCCCAAAAAGAGACCCGCCTGATGGGACTTGGCATCGGAAACCCTCTGAAACTTAAATAA
- the mnhG gene encoding monovalent cation/H(+) antiporter subunit G translates to MDIISTVLDILSIISLVIGLLFLCLGMLGLLRLPDVYNRLHATTKVATLGALGVLLSIIIQEGYTPMGVKAFTVAMFILLTAPISGHMIGKAAYSHGVKLCEGTCIDEYGPSRGPQSVSKKKK, encoded by the coding sequence ATGGATATAATTTCCACTGTACTGGACATTCTCAGTATTATTTCCCTTGTGATAGGGCTCCTATTCCTCTGTCTGGGAATGCTCGGCCTGCTGCGTTTGCCTGATGTATACAACAGGTTGCACGCAACAACCAAGGTTGCAACTCTGGGTGCCCTCGGAGTCCTGCTGAGCATTATCATCCAGGAGGGTTATACACCTATGGGAGTAAAGGCATTTACTGTAGCCATGTTTATTCTGCTTACAGCTCCCATATCAGGGCATATGATCGGCAAGGCAGCCTACAGCCACGGTGTAAAACTCTGTGAAGGCACATGCATTGATGAATACGGGCCATCACGCGGACCACAGAGCGTATCAAAGAAGAAAAAATGA
- a CDS encoding helix-turn-helix transcriptional regulator, whose amino-acid sequence MKLELLGTLFLSDKRKDLLLLLVERPREIEEIKNILGGTSSAIMAQIKILIGQGLIVHEREMYKLSSLGEVIVNKMDPLLKTLNVYEENRDYWQNHNVNSVPSYLLNQIEDLGHCELVEPELDRMYDLPKRIETELFKSTYLMEVSSYFSPALPSLYIELIRKGINVSLIITDPVFERFRNEYFELLEEYLNKENANLFVCTCNIGLASSIVTDRFLALSFFYKNGIYHNHALMSVEKDSIGWGESLFFYYRKNSRQITTSEL is encoded by the coding sequence ATGAAACTGGAATTGTTGGGAACCTTATTCCTATCCGATAAGAGAAAAGACCTTCTGCTGCTGTTGGTTGAAAGGCCCAGAGAAATCGAAGAGATCAAGAATATTCTTGGTGGAACTTCGAGTGCGATTATGGCCCAGATCAAGATCCTGATAGGGCAGGGACTAATTGTCCACGAGAGGGAAATGTATAAACTTTCGAGCTTGGGGGAAGTGATCGTAAATAAGATGGATCCCCTCCTGAAAACCCTGAACGTATACGAAGAAAATAGGGATTACTGGCAAAACCATAATGTCAACTCTGTCCCTTCTTACCTCCTTAACCAGATCGAAGATCTGGGGCACTGCGAACTCGTCGAGCCCGAACTGGATCGGATGTATGATCTCCCGAAGCGAATCGAAACCGAACTCTTTAAATCAACGTACCTGATGGAAGTCTCCTCCTATTTCAGCCCGGCTCTTCCTTCCCTGTATATCGAACTCATAAGAAAGGGAATCAATGTCTCCTTAATTATTACCGACCCCGTCTTTGAAAGGTTCAGGAATGAATATTTTGAACTTCTGGAAGAGTACCTCAATAAGGAAAATGCTAATTTGTTTGTCTGCACCTGCAATATCGGACTTGCCTCCAGCATCGTAACAGACCGCTTTCTTGCCCTCTCTTTTTTTTATAAGAACGGAATATACCACAACCATGCACTGATGAGCGTAGAAAAAGACTCGATAGGCTGGGGGGAGAGCCTTTTCTTTTACTACAGGAAAAATTCACGGCAGATTACCACGTCGGAACTCTAA
- the msmS gene encoding methyl sulfide methyltransferase-associated sensor MsmS codes for MIGVDMKLETLVNNGPAVIFLCRAETGWPVETVTANIVRFGYSPKDFISGGLGYADIIYPADLEIAVSQFFSYVEKDYIGKDLDYKVEYREYKGEAGEHKRNGKGNIGKDRGGYDSFTQQYRLLNKSGDVLWVEAEIKVLEEEEGKAGLFQVTVFDISRWKHTEKAMPAALDTENELKRIINSGHVIVFLWRAEPGWPVDFVSENISELGYTPEDFTSGRIVYTDIIHPDDLDNVRAEVSKNTEEGRDYFSKEYRVLAKSGEVRYVDERTLIRRNEKGEITCYQGILLDITQRKEAEELILSQNRVLERIASGASLDEVLLLLVNYAEEMKPGLLCTVMLLDREQKRLFYGACPSLPKLYSKAINGIQVQVNSETAGTAAGTGKRVIVGNIMKDPFCEECREIAQKVGLKACWAEPIFSSGGEVLGVFTIYLRETRKPREEELEFIRTNAYLAGIAIEHVQAADALKESENRFRTIFDNINDQLYIREPDGISYMDVNQVVVDRLGYSKEEILNMKAEEIIPSEYWASVRENMQKIKAEGSRIFEAGAVCKGGTVIPLEVSARIIDYGGKKTIFSVSRDITERKKAEVAQRLNGSRLEALVKLDQMAGASLKEITDFAREEAVRLTGSKLGYLAFMDAYESTLVMHSWSDSAMEECSIEDKQFVYPVKSMGLWGEAVRQRKPIITNDYPAPNPLKKGYPKNHVHLIRHLNIPVFDGKRIVAVAGVGNKEENYDESDVRQLTLLMQGMWQLIQRKQLEEALRTYSGELSRANEELRSVNMMKTEFVEEMMFPEKAEYGEIMDYETLYAIDSQQQKAVNTFIHYSEKLRRLVDSLLYQSLEKAGKIDYSFEETQLKDVLSDAFLNNVFLIGEKALEVKKEVSASLSEIKGDREKLTALFTALIDHAIKFTPQGGKLALEVKEEAGNVHIVIADSGKGISKELIPYLFDRLYQVNDSITRRYQGLESGLYICKNIVDAHKGEIWFESEEGLGNLMHVKLPK; via the coding sequence ATGATAGGTGTTGACATGAAACTGGAAACTCTTGTCAATAATGGCCCTGCAGTTATTTTCCTCTGCAGGGCAGAAACCGGCTGGCCTGTAGAAACCGTTACGGCAAACATTGTACGGTTCGGGTATTCCCCGAAAGATTTTATTTCAGGAGGTCTCGGGTACGCTGATATTATATACCCTGCAGACCTGGAAATAGCCGTTTCTCAGTTTTTCTCTTATGTAGAAAAAGATTACATAGGAAAAGATCTGGACTACAAAGTGGAATACAGAGAATACAAAGGGGAAGCCGGAGAGCACAAAAGGAATGGAAAGGGAAATATCGGGAAAGATCGCGGAGGGTACGACTCCTTTACCCAGCAGTACAGGCTCCTGAATAAATCCGGGGACGTGCTGTGGGTCGAAGCCGAAATCAAGGTTTTGGAAGAAGAGGAAGGGAAAGCAGGTTTGTTTCAGGTTACTGTCTTTGACATCTCCCGGTGGAAACATACAGAAAAAGCGATGCCTGCCGCCCTGGATACGGAAAACGAACTTAAGAGAATAATTAACAGCGGGCATGTAATTGTCTTCCTCTGGAGAGCCGAACCTGGCTGGCCGGTAGATTTTGTCTCTGAAAACATATCCGAATTAGGGTATACGCCTGAAGATTTCACTTCCGGGCGCATTGTTTATACCGATATTATACACCCTGATGACCTGGACAATGTAAGGGCTGAGGTTTCAAAGAATACCGAAGAGGGACGGGATTATTTTAGCAAGGAATACCGGGTCCTGGCGAAATCCGGGGAAGTCCGCTATGTGGACGAAAGGACTCTGATCCGGAGAAATGAAAAAGGCGAAATTACCTGTTATCAGGGCATACTCCTGGATATCACCCAACGCAAAGAGGCCGAAGAGCTTATCCTGAGCCAGAATCGGGTACTTGAAAGGATAGCTTCCGGAGCTTCTCTGGATGAAGTGCTCCTGCTACTTGTCAACTACGCCGAAGAAATGAAGCCAGGGCTTTTATGTACGGTAATGCTTCTGGACAGGGAGCAAAAACGTCTTTTTTACGGGGCATGCCCAAGCCTTCCGAAACTTTATTCTAAAGCTATTAACGGCATCCAGGTACAGGTTAATAGCGAGACTGCCGGGACTGCTGCCGGGACGGGAAAACGCGTAATTGTGGGCAACATCATGAAAGACCCTTTCTGTGAGGAGTGCCGGGAAATTGCGCAAAAAGTAGGCTTGAAAGCCTGCTGGGCAGAACCCATATTTTCTTCGGGGGGTGAGGTGCTCGGGGTATTCACTATTTACCTGCGCGAAACAAGGAAGCCCCGCGAAGAGGAACTTGAGTTTATCAGGACAAATGCATACCTTGCAGGCATTGCAATCGAACATGTTCAGGCCGCAGACGCTCTAAAGGAATCGGAAAACAGGTTCAGGACAATCTTTGACAATATCAATGACCAGCTTTACATCCGGGAGCCGGACGGGATAAGCTATATGGATGTGAACCAGGTTGTTGTGGATAGGCTTGGTTACAGCAAGGAAGAAATTCTGAACATGAAAGCCGAAGAGATCATTCCTTCCGAGTACTGGGCTTCGGTCAGGGAAAACATGCAGAAGATAAAGGCTGAGGGTTCCAGGATTTTTGAAGCAGGGGCAGTTTGCAAAGGCGGGACTGTCATCCCCCTTGAGGTGAGTGCCAGGATTATCGACTACGGAGGTAAGAAGACCATCTTTTCCGTTTCCAGGGACATCACCGAACGTAAAAAAGCCGAAGTTGCACAGAGGCTCAACGGGTCTAGGCTTGAAGCCCTCGTAAAACTTGACCAGATGGCGGGTGCCTCCTTAAAAGAGATCACGGACTTTGCCAGGGAAGAAGCTGTCCGGTTGACCGGCAGTAAACTCGGGTACCTGGCTTTTATGGACGCATATGAAAGCACCCTTGTAATGCATTCCTGGTCTGACAGTGCGATGGAAGAGTGTTCGATTGAAGATAAGCAGTTTGTCTACCCGGTAAAGAGTATGGGACTCTGGGGAGAGGCTGTAAGGCAGCGAAAACCGATTATTACCAATGACTATCCTGCCCCGAACCCCTTGAAGAAAGGGTATCCGAAAAACCATGTGCACCTGATCAGGCATCTGAATATCCCGGTCTTTGACGGAAAGCGGATAGTTGCTGTTGCTGGGGTGGGAAACAAAGAGGAAAACTACGATGAATCAGATGTCCGGCAGCTAACTTTGCTAATGCAGGGTATGTGGCAGCTTATCCAGAGAAAACAGCTAGAAGAAGCCCTCAGGACCTATTCCGGGGAACTATCCAGGGCAAATGAGGAACTCCGTTCCGTGAATATGATGAAAACCGAATTCGTGGAAGAAATGATGTTTCCTGAAAAGGCGGAGTACGGGGAAATTATGGATTATGAGACGCTTTATGCTATTGACAGTCAGCAGCAAAAGGCGGTTAATACTTTTATCCATTATTCCGAAAAGTTGCGCCGCCTTGTCGATTCCCTTCTCTACCAGAGCCTGGAAAAAGCAGGGAAGATCGATTATTCCTTCGAAGAAACGCAGCTAAAAGATGTCCTTTCGGACGCCTTCTTAAACAACGTTTTTCTGATCGGTGAAAAAGCCCTGGAGGTTAAAAAAGAAGTTTCTGCCAGTTTGTCCGAAATCAAGGGTGATAGGGAAAAGCTGACAGCCCTTTTTACCGCCCTTATCGACCATGCCATAAAATTCACTCCGCAGGGGGGGAAGCTGGCACTGGAAGTAAAAGAAGAGGCAGGTAATGTCCACATCGTGATTGCAGACAGCGGAAAGGGAATAAGTAAAGAGCTTATACCCTATCTTTTTGACCGGCTTTACCAGGTCAACGACTCCATAACTCGAAGGTATCAGGGACTTGAATCGGGGCTCTATATCTGTAAAAATATTGTCGATGCCCACAAAGGGGAGATCTGGTTCGAAAGTGAAGAAGGTTTGGGTAACCTTATGCATGTGAAACTCCCAAAGTGA
- a CDS encoding metallophosphoesterase family protein, which yields MPEIADTMLEKINQNNPDIVVITGDLTENGLAAEYNGAKNFIDRIECKNKVIVPGNHDSRNAGYLFFEDIFKARSSSGSFGEVTVVGLDSSQPELEEGHIGRENYGWIEEAFSTAGFKVFALHHHLIPIPRTGRGNNVLVDAGDVLELLDRSGVNLVLCGHWHIPWVWRLNDMLVVSAGTVCSSKVRGKATQCYNYIELEMPESDCTRWHLQVHRFFYGGKKERVVDSII from the coding sequence ATGCCTGAGATTGCAGATACAATGCTTGAAAAAATCAATCAGAATAATCCGGATATTGTTGTCATTACAGGAGACCTTACAGAAAACGGGCTCGCAGCCGAGTATAACGGGGCAAAAAACTTCATTGACAGGATCGAGTGCAAAAACAAGGTAATAGTCCCCGGAAATCATGATTCCAGAAATGCAGGTTACCTCTTCTTCGAAGACATTTTCAAGGCCAGGTCTTCTTCCGGGAGTTTTGGGGAAGTCACAGTCGTAGGGCTTGATTCGTCCCAGCCGGAACTTGAAGAAGGGCACATCGGAAGGGAAAACTACGGCTGGATAGAGGAAGCTTTCTCAACAGCCGGTTTCAAGGTTTTTGCCCTTCACCACCACCTGATCCCAATCCCCAGGACAGGAAGGGGCAATAATGTGCTTGTGGACGCAGGGGACGTCCTTGAGCTTCTGGATCGTTCGGGGGTAAACCTTGTGCTCTGCGGGCACTGGCATATTCCCTGGGTTTGGAGATTAAATGATATGCTCGTTGTCAGTGCAGGAACAGTCTGTTCTTCCAAGGTTCGGGGAAAAGCCACACAGTGTTACAACTACATTGAGCTTGAAATGCCTGAATCCGACTGTACTCGGTGGCACCTGCAGGTTCACAGGTTTTTCTATGGGGGGAAAAAAGAGAGAGTTGTTGACAGTATAATTTAA
- the mtaA gene encoding methylcobamide:CoM methyltransferase MtaA — protein sequence MSDYNLRDRFLSVLKGKAADRVPVLSVTQTGTVSLMEKCGVFWPEAHSNPEKMAALSLAAHEITKLEAVRYPYCVTVLSEAMGCEVSRGTKEIQPYVKVPPLGKSGNLPEIPDSLLEMGRIPTVLKATSLLKDKTEESLPLIVGIESPAALCSRLLGANNYLGQLLRSPDYIRECLEINTEACIEYANALFEEGADAVCVPDGISGPDLLSLDIFDRLIKPAYRRFCKKARGMKILHMCGNAFPFLETLSECGFEGISVEEKVWDLKGAKKSLGKGICLIGNVASSSTLLFGSPEDVKAEARKSLEGGVDILAPSCGIAPLTPLENMKALVEARDEYYVSSFSSFEGCRSECYESGCYESKYWKTYSK from the coding sequence ATGAGTGACTACAACTTAAGAGACCGTTTCCTGAGTGTATTGAAAGGGAAAGCTGCGGATAGGGTACCGGTACTTTCCGTTACCCAGACAGGAACTGTTTCTCTCATGGAAAAGTGCGGGGTTTTCTGGCCTGAAGCCCACAGCAATCCTGAAAAAATGGCAGCTCTTTCCTTGGCTGCCCATGAAATTACTAAGCTGGAGGCTGTAAGGTACCCTTACTGCGTAACGGTACTTTCCGAAGCGATGGGATGCGAGGTCAGCAGGGGCACAAAGGAGATCCAGCCCTATGTAAAGGTTCCTCCTCTTGGAAAATCCGGGAACTTGCCGGAAATTCCGGATTCCTTGCTGGAAATGGGCAGGATCCCGACAGTCCTGAAAGCAACCTCTCTCCTGAAAGATAAAACCGAAGAGTCCCTCCCCCTGATCGTGGGGATAGAAAGCCCGGCTGCTCTTTGTTCCAGGCTCCTGGGGGCGAATAACTACCTGGGACAGCTTCTAAGATCCCCGGACTATATCAGGGAATGCCTTGAAATCAATACTGAAGCCTGCATTGAGTATGCAAATGCCCTTTTTGAGGAAGGTGCGGATGCGGTCTGTGTCCCGGACGGCATATCGGGCCCTGACCTTTTAAGTCTGGATATCTTTGACCGTTTAATAAAACCTGCTTACAGGCGTTTTTGTAAAAAGGCAAGAGGAATGAAAATACTGCATATGTGCGGGAATGCTTTCCCTTTTCTGGAAACTCTCTCAGAATGTGGTTTTGAAGGCATTAGTGTCGAAGAAAAAGTCTGGGATCTGAAAGGTGCAAAGAAAAGCCTCGGAAAAGGGATCTGCCTTATAGGAAACGTTGCCAGTTCCTCAACCCTCCTTTTCGGCAGCCCTGAAGATGTAAAGGCGGAAGCAAGAAAATCCCTGGAAGGTGGGGTTGATATCCTTGCTCCCAGCTGTGGAATTGCTCCTCTTACCCCTCTCGAAAATATGAAGGCGCTGGTCGAGGCCAGAGATGAGTATTACGTTTCCTCTTTTTCCAGTTTCGAAGGCTGCAGGTCCGAATGTTATGAATCTGGATGTTATGAGTCAAAATACTGGAAAACATACTCAAAATAA
- a CDS encoding Na+/H+ antiporter subunit E produces MKRRTITYMALPVVWCLVSGQITLGSVLLGLIFGVVVVAPFSELYRLDEVVHPTGDWISKIPKKLKYFYVLIKEIIKANIVVAKIVIKPKIDIKPGIIAVPIRTKTNIGITGIANTITLTPGTLTVDISDDKSVLYVHSIDSTDPQGVRDSIRDDLEYYVLEAFE; encoded by the coding sequence ATGAAGCGTCGCACAATTACTTATATGGCACTTCCTGTAGTTTGGTGCCTTGTTAGTGGGCAAATAACCCTTGGAAGTGTGCTTCTCGGTCTCATCTTTGGAGTTGTAGTAGTAGCTCCCTTCAGCGAGCTTTACAGGCTGGATGAGGTGGTACACCCCACTGGAGACTGGATTTCAAAGATTCCGAAGAAACTCAAGTATTTTTACGTTTTAATCAAGGAGATCATAAAGGCCAACATAGTAGTCGCAAAGATCGTCATCAAACCCAAGATCGATATCAAGCCCGGAATCATTGCGGTTCCTATCCGGACCAAAACCAATATCGGAATTACGGGTATTGCCAACACAATTACCCTTACCCCCGGAACCCTGACCGTGGATATTTCGGATGACAAGTCGGTTCTCTATGTGCACTCTATCGATTCAACCGATCCACAGGGCGTTCGTGACTCCATAAGAGACGACCTTGAGTACTATGTACTGGAGGCATTCGAATGA